In Aegilops tauschii subsp. strangulata cultivar AL8/78 chromosome 3, Aet v6.0, whole genome shotgun sequence, one genomic interval encodes:
- the LOC109782414 gene encoding cytochrome P450 81Q32-like, with amino-acid sequence MELGAYYSMVMSNLMLVLTVSMVSATYLLMRKMRGKKRLPPGPGLALPLVGHLHLLREKPLHVTLAGLAARHGPVLSLRLGRRDAVVVTSLRLAKECFSTELDVNFANRPRFPSAREVSFGYTGLSAASYGPHWRSMRRIATVHLLSARRVDLMSDATIAGETGAMVRRLARAAAAASGGVTRVELKRNLFELSHGVLMEAIAGAKGTRDGSDADMSKEAHEFKKVVDEIVPLLGMANLHDHLPGPLRWLDFGGVRRRLTELVNRRNALMHGLIDAERQRRPQEDHATDELLPESKSMIGVMLSLQESDPQQYTDTFIAALVTNLFGGGTVTTSATMEWAMSLLLNHPDALQKAREEVSARVGHARLLSREDLPHLPYLQCIIIETLRLYPAAPLLAPHESSADCSLHGYHVPAGTMLLANAYAIHRDPSVWDDPEEFRPERFDVNGADGQGQQGMMMLPFGMGRRRCPGESLALRTMGLVLGTLIQCFDWSRVAGAEVDMTQASAKILYKAVPLVALCKPHDNMQTMLHKI; translated from the exons ATGGAATTGGGAGCTTACTACAGCATGGTAATGAGCAATTTGATGCTTGTGCTAACTGTGTCCATGGTGTCTGCTACTTACCTCTTGATGAGGAAGATGAGAGGCAAGAAGAGGCTGCCACCTGGGCCAGGCTTGGCCCTCCCGCTGGTGGGCCACCTCCACCTGCTCCGCGAGAAGCCGCTCCACGTCACGCTCGCCGGCCTCGCCGCGCGCCACGGCCCCGTCCTCTCCCTCCGCCTTGGCCGCCGCGACGCCGTCGTCGTCACCTCGCTGCGTCTGGCCAAGGAGTGCTTCTCCACCGAGCTGGACGTCAACTTCGCCAACCGCCCGCGGTTCCCCTCCGCGCGGGAGGTCTCGTTCGGCTACACGGGGCTGTCGGCCGCCAGCTACGGCCCGCACTGGCGCTCCATGCGCCGCATCGCCACCGTGCACCTCCTCTCCGCGCGCCGCGTCGACCTCATGTCCGACGCCACCATCGCCGGCGAGACCGGCGCCATGGTGCGACGCCTTGCGCGCGCCGCAGCTGCGGCCAGCGGCGGCGTCACCAGGGTCGAGCTGAAGCGGAATCTGTTCGAGCTCTCGCACGGCGTCCTCATGGAGGCCATCGCGGGAGCCAAGGGCACGCGTGATGGCTCCGACGCTGACATGTCTAAAGAGGCGCACGAGTTCAAGAAAGTGGTGGACGAGATCGTGCCGCTGCTTGGCATGGCGAACCTGCACGACCACCTGCCAGGACCCCTGCGATGGCTCGACTTCGGCGGCGTGCGCCGGAGACTCACTGAGCTGGTGAACCGGAGGAACGCGCTGATGCACGGTCTGATCGATGCAGAGAGGCAACGGCGGCCGCAGGAGGACCACGCCACCGACGAGCTGCTGCCGGAGTCGAAGAGCATGATAGGCGTGATGCTCTCGCTGCAGGAGTCCGATCCGCAGCAGTACACGGACACTTTCATCGCCGCTCTAGTCACC AACCTCTTCGGCGGCGGCACGGTGACCACGTCGGCGACCATGGAATGGGCCATGTCGCTCCTGCTCAACCACCCGGACGCGCTGCAGAAGGCGCGAGAGGAGGTGAgcgcccgcgtcggccacgcccGCCTCCTCAGCAGGGAGGACCTCCCCCACCTCCCTTACCTCCAGTGCATCATCATCGAGACCCTGCGGCTCTACCCCGCCGCGCCGCTGCTAGCGCCGCACGAGTCGTCCGCCGACTGCAGCCTCCATGGGTACCACGTCCCGGCGGGCACCATGCTTCTCGCCAACGCCTACGCCATCCACCGGGACCCATCCGTCTGGGACGACCCAGAGGAGTTCAGGCCGGAGAGGTTCGACGTCAATGGCGCCGACGGGCAGGGCCAGCAGGGGATGATGATGCTGCCGTTCGGGatggggcggcggcggtgcccCGGGGAGAGCCTTGCGCTGAGAACCATGGGGCTGGTGCTGGGGACCTTGATCCAGTGCTTCGACTGGAGCAGGGTGGCCGGCGCCGAGGTTGACATGACGCAGGCCTCTGCCAAGATCCTGTATAAAGCTGTTCCTTTGGTAGCTCTCTGCAAACCGCACGACAACATGCAGACTATGCTTCACAAGATCTAG